From one Conyzicola nivalis genomic stretch:
- a CDS encoding glycoside hydrolase family 78 protein, producing the protein MHPVINRPVRFEHHATEALGIDVRAPRISWQTTAEPGFVQAAYELEFERGATVESTGRVESTEQVLVPWTVAPLVSRERVGVRVRVFGSDGSVSPFSETGFVEAGLLEPGDWIARAVGPAWAEEPDTDRRPPLVRNDFRVEGPVRQARLYVTAHGVHETEINGLRVGRDILSPGWTVYGERLRYYTHDVTGFLTEGDNAIGAWLGDGWYRGRMGFNGGYRNLYGSDISLIAQLEIEFADGRRQTVATDDSWSASFGPILESGLYDGETYDTRLEQAGWSNGGFDASAWTPVAVTPRDPATFVAPEGPPVRCTEELAPVEIMRTPTGRYVLDFGQNLVGRLSIVVDGPAGTTVTLRHAEVMQDGELYTRPLRLAAATDTIVLDGLGERRWEPRFTIHGFRYAELDGWPGDLRPGAVTARVYHTDLERTGWFETSDPLVNRLHENVRWSMRGNFVDIPTDCPQRDERLGWTGDLQVFAPTASFLYDVSGMLGSWLKDVAVEQLEDGTVPWYVPVIPGGPTWTPIDPGAVWGDVAVLTPWTLYERFGDVGILEQQYESARRWVDLMDSLAGDNHLWNTGRQLGDWLDPAAPPEDPADALTDRYLVATAYFAFSTRTLAETARTIGHADDAAHYGRLASAVREAFITEYFDESGRMTSDAQTAYALAIEFDLLPDEPQRADVARSRVGELVHEADNRIATGFAGTPVISDALTRAGSVDIAYDLLLERECPSWLYTVLQGGTTIWERWDSRRPDGSVNPGEMTSFNHYALGAVADWMHRTVAGISPASPGYRDILVKPQPGGNLTSASATHLTPYGTVSVAWTLADGRLGVDLTVPTGSTARVELPGCEPATVGAGTHRFDTAHAAESPQDALA; encoded by the coding sequence GTGCACCCCGTAATCAACCGCCCCGTCCGCTTCGAACATCACGCGACCGAGGCGCTGGGGATCGACGTTCGCGCCCCGCGCATCTCCTGGCAGACCACGGCCGAACCCGGCTTCGTACAAGCCGCATACGAGCTCGAGTTCGAGCGAGGGGCGACCGTCGAATCCACCGGCCGCGTCGAGTCGACCGAACAGGTGCTCGTGCCGTGGACGGTGGCCCCGCTCGTTTCCCGCGAGCGGGTCGGCGTGCGCGTGCGGGTCTTCGGTTCCGACGGCAGCGTCTCGCCGTTCAGCGAGACCGGGTTCGTCGAGGCAGGGCTGCTCGAGCCCGGCGACTGGATCGCGCGCGCCGTCGGGCCCGCCTGGGCGGAAGAACCCGACACCGACCGGCGACCACCGCTCGTGCGCAACGATTTCAGGGTCGAGGGACCGGTTCGCCAGGCTCGCCTCTACGTCACGGCGCACGGCGTGCACGAAACCGAGATCAACGGCCTGAGGGTCGGCCGCGACATCCTCTCCCCCGGCTGGACGGTCTACGGCGAGCGCCTGCGCTACTACACGCACGACGTCACGGGCTTCCTGACCGAGGGCGACAACGCCATCGGCGCGTGGCTCGGCGACGGCTGGTACCGCGGACGCATGGGTTTCAACGGCGGCTATCGCAACCTCTACGGCTCGGACATCTCGCTCATCGCGCAGTTGGAGATCGAGTTCGCCGACGGTCGGCGGCAGACGGTGGCGACGGATGACTCGTGGTCGGCGTCGTTCGGACCGATCCTCGAATCCGGACTCTACGACGGAGAGACCTACGACACCCGGTTGGAACAGGCCGGCTGGTCGAACGGCGGCTTCGACGCCTCGGCATGGACGCCGGTCGCCGTCACCCCGAGGGACCCGGCGACGTTCGTGGCGCCCGAGGGCCCGCCCGTGCGGTGCACGGAGGAGCTCGCGCCGGTCGAGATCATGCGCACCCCCACGGGCAGATACGTCCTCGACTTCGGCCAGAACCTCGTGGGCAGGCTGAGCATCGTGGTCGACGGTCCGGCGGGAACGACGGTCACCCTGCGGCACGCCGAGGTGATGCAGGACGGCGAGTTGTACACCCGGCCGCTGCGTCTCGCGGCGGCAACCGACACGATCGTCCTCGACGGGCTCGGCGAGCGCCGGTGGGAGCCCCGTTTCACCATCCACGGCTTCCGCTACGCGGAACTCGACGGCTGGCCGGGCGACCTGCGCCCCGGCGCGGTCACGGCGCGGGTGTATCACACCGATCTCGAGCGCACGGGGTGGTTCGAAACATCCGACCCGCTCGTCAACCGGCTGCACGAAAACGTGCGCTGGAGCATGAGGGGCAACTTCGTCGACATCCCCACCGACTGCCCGCAGCGGGACGAACGCCTCGGCTGGACCGGAGACCTGCAGGTCTTCGCCCCCACCGCGTCGTTCCTCTACGACGTCTCCGGCATGCTCGGGTCGTGGTTGAAGGACGTCGCCGTCGAGCAGCTGGAGGACGGCACTGTGCCCTGGTACGTGCCGGTCATCCCCGGCGGCCCGACCTGGACACCGATCGATCCCGGCGCGGTGTGGGGCGACGTCGCGGTGCTCACGCCCTGGACGCTCTACGAGCGGTTTGGCGACGTCGGAATCCTCGAGCAGCAGTACGAGAGCGCACGGAGGTGGGTCGACCTGATGGATTCGCTCGCCGGCGACAACCACCTCTGGAACACCGGGCGGCAGTTGGGCGACTGGCTCGACCCCGCCGCGCCTCCCGAGGACCCGGCCGACGCGCTCACCGACAGGTACCTCGTCGCGACCGCCTACTTCGCCTTCTCCACCCGGACCCTCGCGGAGACCGCCCGCACCATCGGCCACGCCGACGACGCCGCCCACTACGGGCGGCTGGCTTCGGCGGTGCGCGAGGCGTTCATCACCGAGTACTTCGACGAGAGCGGGCGCATGACGAGCGACGCGCAGACCGCGTACGCGTTGGCGATCGAGTTTGACCTGCTTCCCGACGAGCCTCAGCGCGCGGACGTTGCACGATCGCGCGTCGGCGAGCTCGTGCACGAGGCGGACAACCGCATCGCCACGGGGTTCGCGGGTACGCCGGTCATCTCCGACGCGCTCACGCGGGCCGGCTCGGTCGATATCGCCTACGACCTGCTGCTCGAGCGCGAATGTCCGTCCTGGCTGTACACGGTGCTGCAGGGCGGCACCACCATCTGGGAGCGATGGGACAGCAGGCGGCCGGACGGCAGCGTGAACCCGGGCGAGATGACGTCGTTCAACCACTACGCGCTCGGCGCGGTCGCCGATTGGATGCACCGCACGGTCGCGGGTATCTCGCCCGCCTCCCCCGGCTACCGCGACATCCTGGTGAAGCCGCAGCCCGGCGGCAACCTCACCTCCGCCTCGGCGACGCACCTGACACCGTATGGCACGGTGTCGGTCGCTTGGACGTTGGCGGACGGGCGCCTCGGCGTGGATCTGACGGTGCCGACCGGCTCGACGGCTCGGGTCGAGCTGCCCGGGTGCGAGCCGGCGACGGTGGGCGCCGGTACGCACCGCTTCGACACGGCGCACGCCGCGGAAAGCCCGCAGGACGCCCTCGCGTAG
- a CDS encoding ABC transporter substrate-binding protein has translation MSIRHSKRRSLALVAGFGTAALLLAGCGGGGGGASSSPKEFSLLTNSENQELPAIFTSLSEDQCATENTALPFTADSVPQTNLDQRLQLLAGQNGLPVVYSAGNAPALTKTLDDAGNVLDFDKTLTDLDVIENIEPAAISTIEALYGGFKVLPFEYNIEGIWYNKTIFADNGVEAPETWDDLVAAADTFNGAGVTPFSASGEQGWPITRLIGNYIFRTLGPDALKKVADGDAKLTDPEYVEAAQAVADLGAAGDFGQGVGSIDYDTAANQFMNGSAAMFYMGSWILSDFGDTERNQIGLDNIGFMPFPDVEGGEGDSSQIAANVGLPATFNAKAYDSNVGDWLTCIADNYGSEALSTQGRVSGFKVNTPVADVPVLTQEVQERIATTETAVLWFEALFSTKATTTSQTNAAQLVTGDITAEEFMELVQNDL, from the coding sequence ATGTCCATACGTCACAGCAAGCGGCGCTCACTCGCCCTGGTCGCCGGATTCGGAACGGCGGCCCTGCTGCTCGCCGGCTGCGGTGGAGGCGGGGGCGGCGCCAGCTCGAGCCCCAAGGAGTTCAGCCTCCTCACCAACTCGGAGAACCAGGAGCTGCCGGCGATCTTCACGTCGCTTTCCGAAGACCAGTGCGCCACCGAGAACACGGCACTGCCGTTTACCGCCGACTCGGTCCCCCAGACCAACCTCGACCAGCGCCTCCAGCTGCTCGCCGGGCAGAACGGCCTGCCGGTCGTCTACTCGGCCGGCAACGCTCCCGCGCTCACCAAGACCCTCGACGACGCCGGCAACGTGCTCGACTTCGACAAGACCCTCACCGATCTCGACGTCATCGAGAACATCGAGCCGGCAGCGATCTCCACGATCGAGGCGCTCTACGGCGGCTTCAAGGTGCTGCCGTTCGAGTACAACATCGAGGGCATCTGGTACAACAAGACGATCTTCGCCGACAACGGCGTCGAAGCGCCCGAGACCTGGGACGACCTGGTCGCGGCGGCGGACACCTTCAACGGCGCGGGCGTCACCCCCTTCTCCGCGAGCGGCGAACAGGGCTGGCCCATCACGCGCCTGATCGGCAACTACATCTTCCGCACCCTCGGCCCCGACGCGCTGAAGAAGGTCGCCGACGGAGACGCGAAGCTCACCGACCCCGAGTATGTCGAAGCCGCCCAGGCCGTCGCCGACCTCGGCGCCGCCGGAGACTTCGGGCAGGGCGTCGGTTCGATCGACTACGACACCGCCGCGAACCAGTTCATGAACGGCAGCGCCGCCATGTTCTACATGGGCAGCTGGATCCTGAGCGACTTCGGCGACACCGAACGCAACCAGATCGGTCTCGACAACATCGGCTTTATGCCGTTCCCCGATGTCGAGGGTGGCGAGGGCGACAGCTCGCAGATCGCCGCCAACGTCGGCCTCCCTGCCACGTTCAACGCCAAGGCCTACGACTCGAATGTCGGCGACTGGCTCACCTGCATCGCCGACAACTACGGCAGCGAAGCCCTCTCCACGCAGGGACGCGTCTCCGGCTTCAAGGTCAACACCCCCGTCGCCGATGTCCCGGTTCTGACCCAGGAGGTCCAGGAGCGCATCGCCACGACCGAGACCGCCGTGCTCTGGTTCGAGGCGCTGTTCTCGACCAAGGCGACCACCACCAGCCAGACCAACGCCGCGCAGCTGGTGACCGGCGACATCACGGCGGAAGAGTTCATGGAACTCGTCCAGAACGACCTGTAA
- a CDS encoding carbohydrate ABC transporter permease: MKNVLGDRKSIIILVGPALLVYTLVMLVPVVWSLGYTVFEGNAITGFTFVGFDNFVALVQDDRVRDALFFTIKYAIVITVGQVIFGYLLSLLYVFVLKRSSSIVRTLVFFPVVLPTVAVALMFQKMFEVAPQNGLVNELLNAVGIPSIDFFGSAGSAFLVIAIMDIWRSMGFYGVLLYAGLVDIPEETLESARLDGASGLKLVRHIVIPLSLPVLLSSIIFSINGTLKVFDSVLALTNGGPGTTTSPLTLYMFQTSFTYGEYGYGSTIALLLTILCLVVTVFIFRSSRRDLTKG; encoded by the coding sequence ATGAAAAACGTTCTCGGCGATAGAAAATCGATCATCATCCTGGTCGGCCCCGCCCTGCTCGTCTACACCCTCGTTATGCTCGTGCCGGTCGTCTGGTCGCTCGGGTACACGGTGTTCGAGGGCAACGCCATCACCGGCTTCACCTTCGTCGGGTTCGACAACTTCGTCGCCCTCGTCCAAGACGACAGGGTGCGCGACGCGCTCTTCTTCACCATCAAGTACGCGATCGTCATCACGGTCGGCCAGGTGATCTTCGGCTACCTGCTCTCGCTGCTCTACGTCTTCGTGCTCAAGCGTTCGTCGAGCATCGTGCGCACGCTCGTGTTCTTCCCCGTCGTGCTTCCGACGGTGGCAGTCGCGCTCATGTTCCAGAAGATGTTCGAGGTGGCCCCGCAGAACGGTCTCGTCAACGAGCTGCTCAACGCGGTCGGCATCCCGTCGATCGACTTCTTCGGCAGCGCCGGCAGCGCGTTCCTGGTCATCGCGATCATGGACATCTGGCGCTCGATGGGGTTCTACGGCGTGCTGCTCTACGCCGGCCTCGTCGACATCCCCGAGGAGACCCTCGAGTCGGCCCGCCTCGACGGTGCCAGCGGGCTGAAGCTGGTCAGGCACATCGTCATCCCGCTCTCGCTCCCCGTGCTGCTGTCGTCGATCATCTTCAGCATCAACGGCACGCTCAAGGTGTTCGACAGCGTCCTCGCCCTCACCAACGGCGGCCCGGGAACGACGACGAGCCCGCTCACGCTCTACATGTTCCAGACCTCGTTCACCTACGGCGAGTACGGCTACGGCAGCACGATCGCCCTCCTGCTCACGATCCTCTGCCTCGTCGTCACGGTCTTCATCTTCCGTTCGTCGCGACGCGACCTCACGAAGGGCTAG
- a CDS encoding HAD family hydrolase: MTENRNPRPLAVLFDIDGTLVDSNYLHIDSWDRAFASVGHPVDIWRIHRSIGMDSGKLLEALLGDAAEAVGEAAKDEHTRLYMQTTDRLRTIGGARELLAELARRSHAVVLATSAPESELEILLGVLEVDDSVKAVTSSEDVGTAKPEPDIIETALDKAEVSADAAVMVGDSVWDIVAAKRAGVMSIGVLSGGFGREELLSAGATVVYEDVAELLERLDESPLAAQG; this comes from the coding sequence ATGACCGAAAACCGCAATCCCCGCCCCTTGGCCGTGCTGTTCGACATCGACGGCACCCTGGTCGATTCCAACTACCTGCACATCGACTCGTGGGACCGCGCGTTCGCCTCGGTCGGGCACCCCGTCGACATCTGGCGCATCCACCGTTCGATCGGCATGGACTCGGGCAAGCTGCTCGAGGCGCTCCTGGGCGACGCCGCCGAGGCCGTGGGCGAGGCCGCGAAAGACGAGCACACCCGCCTCTACATGCAGACGACCGACCGGTTGCGCACGATCGGCGGCGCGCGGGAGCTGCTGGCCGAGCTGGCGCGCCGCAGTCATGCGGTAGTCCTCGCGACATCCGCCCCCGAAAGCGAATTGGAGATCCTGCTCGGAGTTCTCGAGGTGGATGACTCGGTGAAGGCCGTCACCTCGTCGGAGGACGTGGGAACCGCCAAGCCCGAACCGGACATCATCGAGACGGCCCTCGACAAGGCCGAGGTGTCCGCCGACGCCGCGGTGATGGTCGGCGACTCCGTGTGGGACATCGTCGCGGCGAAACGCGCCGGGGTCATGAGCATCGGCGTGCTGAGCGGCGGGTTCGGGCGGGAAGAACTGCTGTCGGCCGGCGCGACTGTCGTCTACGAGGACGTCGCCGAGCTTCTCGAGCGACTCGACGAGAGCCCGCTCGCGGCGCAGGGCTAA
- a CDS encoding peroxiredoxin: MLTAGTAAPAFTLTDSAGRAVSLADFAGEWLVFWWYPEANSSGCSLQAAALDRAYDELGAAGVRIVGASFNSAGENGEFSEDAALRYPLLSDPERVAGTAYEVVREPGAPFEKKPFRYTYLIDPDGVIAHAEDANELPLGTYGEHMLEVVAAVRADRV; the protein is encoded by the coding sequence ATGTTGACTGCCGGCACCGCCGCCCCCGCGTTCACGCTCACCGACAGCGCCGGACGCGCCGTCTCGCTCGCGGACTTCGCCGGCGAGTGGCTCGTTTTCTGGTGGTACCCCGAGGCGAACAGCAGCGGCTGCTCGCTGCAGGCGGCCGCCCTCGACCGGGCGTACGACGAGCTCGGCGCCGCCGGGGTGCGGATCGTCGGCGCATCGTTCAACAGCGCGGGCGAGAACGGCGAGTTCTCGGAGGACGCGGCGCTGCGCTACCCGCTGTTGTCCGACCCCGAGCGCGTCGCCGGAACGGCCTACGAGGTAGTGCGCGAGCCAGGCGCGCCGTTCGAGAAGAAGCCGTTCCGGTACACCTACCTGATCGATCCCGACGGGGTCATCGCGCACGCGGAAGACGCCAACGAACTGCCGCTCGGCACCTACGGCGAGCACATGCTCGAGGTCGTCGCCGCGGTGCGCGCGGATCGGGTGTAG
- a CDS encoding carbohydrate ABC transporter permease, whose amino-acid sequence MSAPAVQNRTLRPTRRTRSTRRVAKKIPTTILVVILLIIVVYPLVWLLLGSFKTNSEFLNNPVWSLPSSFSFDNYVEAWNTGNIAQYATNSILSVFPALALIILLGTAAGFALEVLVWKGRGGVLLAFLIGIMVPSQMILLPLFTVYFQTGLTGTLWPLIITYTAIGLPLTVFMMATYFRAIPREVFEAATLDGASVIRTFFSVGMPMVSNAIFTVALVQFFFIWNDLLIALTFTNSSDLRTIQVGLLNFNGEFGATNYGPLFAAICINVFGTLVLYLLLNQRVQKGLTAGSVKG is encoded by the coding sequence ATGTCTGCTCCCGCCGTCCAGAACCGCACGCTCCGCCCCACCCGACGCACGCGCAGCACGCGTCGCGTGGCGAAGAAGATCCCGACGACGATCCTCGTCGTCATCCTCCTCATCATCGTGGTCTACCCGCTGGTCTGGCTCCTCCTCGGCTCGTTCAAGACGAACTCGGAGTTTCTGAACAACCCGGTCTGGTCGCTCCCGTCGTCGTTCAGCTTCGACAACTACGTCGAGGCCTGGAACACCGGCAACATCGCCCAGTACGCGACCAACAGCATCCTCTCGGTCTTCCCGGCGCTCGCCCTCATCATCCTGCTCGGCACGGCCGCCGGGTTCGCGCTCGAGGTGCTCGTCTGGAAGGGCCGCGGCGGCGTGCTGCTCGCGTTCCTCATCGGCATCATGGTGCCGAGCCAGATGATCCTGCTCCCGCTCTTCACCGTCTACTTCCAGACCGGTCTCACGGGCACCCTCTGGCCGCTCATCATCACCTACACCGCGATCGGCCTGCCGCTCACGGTGTTCATGATGGCGACCTACTTCCGGGCAATCCCCCGGGAAGTGTTCGAGGCCGCGACGCTCGACGGTGCCAGTGTCATCCGCACGTTCTTTTCCGTCGGTATGCCGATGGTCAGTAACGCGATCTTCACCGTCGCTCTGGTGCAGTTCTTCTTCATCTGGAACGACCTGCTGATCGCGCTGACGTTCACCAACTCGAGCGACCTGCGCACCATCCAGGTCGGTCTTCTCAACTTCAACGGCGAATTCGGGGCGACCAACTACGGTCCGCTCTTCGCCGCGATCTGCATCAACGTGTTCGGAACCCTGGTGCTCTACCTGCTCCTCAACCAGCGCGTACAGAAGGGCCTCACCGCAGGCTCAGTGAAAGGCTAG
- a CDS encoding LacI family DNA-binding transcriptional regulator — MADFPGRDAAPSMADVARHAGVALGTVSNVINNPAKVAEGTRLRVLDSIAALGFVRNNLARSLAAGSANTLGFVIVDIGNSLFVDIARGAQKAAGERDMKLLLANSDVDLDSQNEYLDLFDEARVSGILLAPLDAPLDGAAKVRSHGRAVVLVNWPGEPGESCGVVVDEELGGYLATRHLLDSGRSRLLFAGGPLTLHAVEQRYAGARRAVDESGGAATLELLETDRLTVPAGLRVGHEIAGRSVDDRPDGIFASADALASGCVQALIYGGINVPADIAVIGYDNNHFAADSVVPISTVGQPGIEMGRIAAELLLEETDPSQPHSHRTVVTEPSLIVRASTKPAG; from the coding sequence ATGGCCGATTTTCCGGGACGGGATGCCGCGCCCAGCATGGCCGACGTGGCGCGGCACGCCGGAGTCGCCCTCGGGACCGTCTCCAACGTGATCAACAATCCGGCCAAAGTGGCGGAGGGCACCCGACTCCGGGTGCTCGACTCCATCGCCGCCCTCGGGTTCGTGCGCAACAATCTGGCCCGATCCCTCGCCGCCGGCAGCGCCAACACCCTCGGCTTCGTCATCGTCGACATCGGCAACTCCCTCTTCGTCGATATCGCCAGAGGCGCCCAGAAGGCCGCCGGAGAACGGGACATGAAACTTCTCCTGGCGAACAGCGACGTCGACCTGGACAGTCAGAACGAATACCTCGACCTCTTCGACGAAGCGCGGGTCAGCGGCATTCTGCTCGCTCCGCTCGACGCTCCGCTCGACGGCGCCGCCAAGGTGAGGAGCCACGGCAGGGCCGTGGTGCTGGTGAACTGGCCGGGCGAACCGGGGGAGTCCTGCGGCGTCGTCGTCGACGAAGAGCTCGGCGGATACCTCGCGACGCGCCACCTGCTCGACTCGGGCAGGTCGCGGCTGCTCTTCGCCGGAGGCCCGCTCACCCTCCACGCGGTCGAACAGCGGTACGCGGGCGCGCGCCGCGCGGTCGACGAAAGCGGAGGCGCCGCAACGCTCGAGCTGCTCGAGACCGACAGGCTCACCGTCCCCGCCGGGCTGCGGGTCGGCCACGAGATCGCCGGGCGCTCCGTCGACGACCGCCCCGACGGCATCTTCGCGTCGGCCGACGCGCTCGCGTCGGGGTGCGTGCAGGCCCTGATCTACGGCGGCATCAACGTGCCGGCCGACATCGCCGTGATCGGGTACGACAACAACCACTTCGCCGCCGACAGCGTCGTGCCCATCTCGACAGTCGGACAACCCGGCATCGAGATGGGCCGAATCGCCGCCGAGCTGCTCCTGGAAGAGACGGATCCCTCGCAACCGCACAGTCACCGCACGGTCGTCACCGAACCCTCGCTGATCGTCCGGGCCAGCACGAAACCGGCCGGGTAG